aataaagggagctttttctgactggcagccggtgactagtggtattctgcggGGGTTGGTGTTGGTcggtgatttggatgatgcaattgatagctttgtggtcaagtttgcggatgatatgaagataggtggagatgcaggtagtgctgaggaagcactgcagaagagactgcagaaggatttagacagatgagaatgggcaaagaaggggcaagtggaatacagtgctgggaaatataaagtcatgcactttggtagaaggaatataagctttgactattttctaaatgggggtaTGGGGtggaattcaaaaatcagaggtgcaatgcgacttgggagtcctcatgcaggattccctgaaggtaacTTACAGGTTgtttcagtggtgaggaaggcaaatgcaatgttagcattcattttgagaaagctaaatataaaagcaaagatgtgatgctgaggctttctaaggcactggtgaggcctcacttggtgtattgtgagcagttttggaccccttatctaagaaaggatacactgacattggagggggttagaggaggttcatgagaataattctgggaacgaaaggcttattgtatgaggggtgattgactCTGGGTCTTTATTCACTGGGGTTTAGAATTACTGGCGattgcattgaaacctatcgaatgatgaaaggcctagatagagtggatgaggagaggatgattcctatggtggggggagtctaggaccagaagcacagcctcagaatagagggatgtccatttagaacgggaacgagggggaatttctttaaccagaaggtggtgaatctgtggattttgttgccacaggtagctgtagaggccaggtcattgggtgtatttaaggctgaatTTGATAGGTTCCAGATTGGTCAGTGTGTGAAAGGTTGTAAATGTtttcaacagagccacaccactccctctgccttcctgcctgtcctatcagtacacttccctacactgtattccatacaccacctctttgcccattctcctaacctttcTTAAGTTCTGCTTGCTTCCTCaactacctgccccaccaccttTGTTCATATAATTTGCAAATTGGCCATGAAGTTATTAATTatgccatccaaatcattggcatataacatgaaaataagcagtctcaacaccgacccctgcagaacaccactagtcactgatagCAAACCACAAGAGGTTCCCTATGTTCCCAGTATtcgcctcctgccagttagctaagctttcctttctttcctgtattgccatgggctcttatcttgttaagcagcctcatgtgcggtaccttgtcaaaagccttctgaaaatccaagtaaacaacatccattgacttgtttttttactcaaagaattccaacagatttgtcaggcatgattaccccttaaggaaactatgctgattttggcctcttttaccatgtgcctccgagtaccccaaaacctcatccttaataatggactccaacctcttcctaaccactgaggtcagattaattggcctataatttcctttcttctggcacccttcttaaaaagttaattaatatttgcaattttccaatcctccagaaccattccagaatccagcgattcttgatagatcattactaatgcctccataacctcttcagctacttctttcagagtcCTGGGGtgcagtctatctggtccaggtgacttgtctaccttcagatcttttggCTTCCCAAGTGCCTTCGGTAGTAGGAAGTACACTCGCTTCTGACCCCTGAGATTTGAATTTTGGGCACAGTgatggtatcttccacagtgaagatattCTTAAGCTCActcaccatttctttgtctccagtggtctgatattcaTTCTCCAACCTTGCTTTTACTCTTTAAACATctgaaaaaacatttggtatcctcttttatattattgactagctaactgcattcattttttctctctttgtgattttttagaTGCCTTTAGTtgatttttgaaagcttcccaattctctaacttcccactaatttttggtatattatatgcccttacttttatgctgtttttCTGACGTCCCTTTTTAGCCATGGTTGCCTTGTCCACCCTTTACAATGCTTCCCGTTCTTTGTGAGGTATCTATCCTATGCCTTTCGAATTGCTTCCAGGAACTCCCACCATTTCTGTTCTTCCATCATCCTTGCTATCCCAGCTCTGCTTGTGTGTTTTCCTATTGCAAAGTCAGCTTTCATTTCTATAGAATCATTACCTTAGTGAAAATATCCCAGGGGACTCCACAACATGCAGTCAAGCAAAATTTAAAACCAGGTCACAATGGGCACAGTGGGTAAGTGGCGAAAAACCCGGTAAATTAGATTTTCACAGAGTGTAATGGACTTATTCACAGAGCATGGAAGACAGTGGAGAAGGGAGGGAAACTAGGGGTGTCAGAGGCCAAAGTTGTAGGAGGTAtcttaggtttaaggtgaggagtaAGAGGATTAGAGGGGACATGAagttttttttcacccagaggttgGTTACAGTGTGAATACTGAAAAGGTGATACTTGCAATCAAGACGGACATTTGAATATCACTATGGCATAGAAAGCTATGGGGCCCGGTGGTGGTGAATGGGACTGATACAGATTGCAAGGACATGTTGTTTTGTTTCTGCAATCTAGCAACTGTATTGGAGGCCCGTAACTGTGGCAAGTCATTCTTTACTGTACAAACCTTTGCTTCCTACTCCCTGGTTTAATAGATACCTATGTGACAGTGTTTGCTCTTTTGtgagggacctacatttgccttcATGTTTTATATCCATCTGTATTCAACTCTTCATCTATTTTTATAATTTCTTGCTAGTTTAATCTCATTTTTTCACTGCTATCATTTTCTTGGACATCTTTTGGGAAATCTGGAAAGGCTCCTATATCAGGTCCTAAGCAAGAAAAGAGGAATAACCAACAAAACAGTGAACAAAGTTTACAATGCTCTGTCCTTTGCTcaccccaacccctcccactgGGCACAGGAAAGGACACAACATTGTAAAGGcagaggtgaaaggtgagaaagaGAGCATTAAAATAGTTGGCAGTAAATGTACAGCACAGGAGATGGAAGGAGGTTAAAACAATTTTATTATGAACATATTAGGGGTATTATTGACCAACTAACGCTGTTTATATCATCCACTTGGGTAATGAGGAAGGTGGTGGGTCACAGGCTGAGAAATCAGTTAAAGGCTTCTGTCACTGTTCCATCCCAAAGCCTCGAAACAGGCCTGTGAAGCTTAACACTTCACAGAGCTGTGATTGGAGTTCAGTTTctgccaccgtctgtaaggagtttgtacgttctccctgtgaccacatgggtttcctcccgtattgcaaagacgtatggattaggattagtgaattatgggcatgctatgttggcactggaaacatggtgacGCTTGTGGGCTTTGACCCCAGCACAGTCCCTGGACTGTGGTAATGGTGCTAAATGATGCATTTCcacgtgcatgtgacaaataaagctaatgtttctTCCTTTCAAAACACTTTATAGCCTAGAAGTATTTATGGAAGTCTCGTCATATTAAAAGAAAAATCAGCAGGTATTTATTCATAGATCTGCGCACATGTGGTAATTAGTTACTGACTGCGATCTGTTTCTGTGATATGATTGAGAGAGAAACATTGGTCAGGACACCAGGGAtagttttttcctctctctcctctcccaaaaAATCATTAATGCTGAGATGGAACTTTAATATCTTATTTGAGATGCAGCATTTCCAATAAGTGACACATTGAAGACAGTCACagggagttgtgtgtgtgtgtggctgaccCTACAGCCATTTGAATTTGGTGAGAGTGCTGGTGACTGGGCAggtggggataaaacagtgtcaagagAGTTAATCCCATCACGCCTGCACTGGCAGAATGGTCACCTCCAGTTCCTATGTAACAGGCTTGCTTCCCCTGAACCGTGGGTTTTAACGTTACTGACATTGACTTGTGATtcatgggcagcacagtagcatagcagctcGCATAATGTATTACAGCGCCAGCGATGGTGGGGAATCAATTCTGCCGCTGttcatgaggagtttgtatgttctccctgtgaccacgtggcttTTTACCCACATTCCATAGAGgtaggggttagtaagttgtaggcgtGCAAGGTTGACACATGGCAACACCTATAGGCTGTCCCAGTACATCTGCGGATTGTTAGtggttgatgcatttcactgtatgttttgatgtgcatgtgactaaTAAAGCTAACTCCAGTTTTATTAATATTTGTTCAATCAATTGTCTGTACACAGGGCTGGACCGGATACAATGGAACAACACCTGCACTGCTTAAACTGCGTAAGCCGGCGCTGTATGGTCCGGCCGGAGGAGAACGTGTCCTGCGACCTGATTGGCTGCCCCTTGGTATGTGGCGCTGTCTTCCATTCCTGCAAAGCAAGTGAACACCGCCTGCTGTGCCCGCTTGAGCGGGTGCCATGCCTTAACAGTGAGTTTGGCTGCCCGTTCATCATTGCACGGAACAAGCTTGGCGAGCACCTGGAGCTCTGCCCCGCTAGTGTCGTCTGCTGCACGATGGAGTGGAATCGCTGGCCAGTCAGCTACGCTGACCGCAAGTCGTATGAGAGCCTGAGCAAAGACTGCGATGGGGTAGAGCAGCTGGACATGGCATTGGCCCTTCAGGACCAGAGAATGCTGCTGGAATCGCTCAAAGTGGTAACTACTGCCTCAAGTCCAGCTGCTAAACCATTCCGAAACGTGGAGCAGGCTCCTGTTGTCCCGGCGCTGAGGGATGAAGCTCCCTCCAGCAGCTTGCTGTCTGCCAATGAAGAGGCCTACAGTGAACTGTATCGGGCAACGGTTGAAACCACAAGGACTTTAGCAGTGGCCCTCGACCTCTTGAACAATGCTGCTAAAGAGCCAGAGGAGTCAGTGAACAGTCAATTGCCTGAGGAGTGGGCTGAAAGAGATGGAGATGTTCAGGCTGATGAGGAGGAACGAGCTAAGGAGCTGCACTGTGCAGAAGACAGTGATCGCCGCAGAACTGTTGCAGGAGGAGGAGCGGAGGGTAGCACAGAGCATGGCTCTATGGTAGGGGGGCTGCCGTGGAGAGACTGGGGTTTGTATGTGGAGGAGAATGGGCTTCATGCATTGTCGGGCATGGTGACTGGAGCAGATGAGAGAGTAGGTGGATGCATTCAGGTAAAGACAAGTTCCTTGTGCAATGGTTTCCACGAGGCAGATGTGGATACTTCCACGCTGGATCCACAGGGAATAGACTCGTATGATAGTGACCAGCCAGCAGAAGAGGTGATGAACGGCTCGTGTCATGTAAATGACATTGACGATGGTGGCAGCCCTTCGGAACCTGATCACTTCTTGCCTGTCTTCGCACAGCTGCTGACCGTGGAGAGCTTGTTGAATGCGGACCATCTCCAGGAGGGGCCCCTGCTTTCTGATGCTTGTGGAGTGGGGAAGATAGCTGGTAGGTGTGGGGAGCGTCAGATGTTGAAGAATGCCACCACATTCAAGCTGTTCGAAGGACACAATGGTCGTCGGGCATACCTGGGTGACACAAATTGGTACAGAAGGAAAATGGAAAGCAAAGCAGTGGATACGTCAGACCTGGAGGTAGATGATGACCCTCTGGAGCTTCAGGGGATTGACCTGATCACTGCTGCTTTGTTGTTCTGCTTGGGAGACTCTCCTAGTGGTAGAGGGATTTCGGACAGCCGCAGTGTTGACGGAAGCCACATTGATTTGGGCACGCAGACTTTCTCCTTTCCAGCAGCCATATTAGCTACCAATACCATGGTGGGAGAGATTGCTTCAGCATCTGCATGCGACCACGCAAACCCTCAGCTGTCCAACCCGAGCCCCTTCCAGACCTTGGGGCTGGATCTGGTCCTGGAATGTGTGACCAGGCACCAGAGCAAGCAGCGGTCCATGTTCACTTTTGTGTGTGGTCAGTTCTTCAGGAGAGACGAGTTCCCTTCACACTTCAAGAATGTGCACGGGGACATTCACGCCGGCCTCAATGGCTGGTTAGAACACAGATGCCCTTTGGCCTATTATGGCTGCACCTACTCTCAGAGGCGTTTCTGTCCTTCCACCCAGGGCTCCAGAGTCATTCACGACCGACATCTGAAATCCTTTGGAATCCAGCCTTGTGTGCCATCCATTTTGTTGGACACGCCGGAGTGTCGGACTCCCAGCACAGGACTGGCAGTGGATCAACTGAGCAGACTGCCCTTTGAGATTTTGCAGCACATAGCTGGATTTCTAGATGGGTTCAGTTTGTCTCAGCTCTCAGAAGTTTCACATTTAATGAGGGACGTGTGTGGGAGTCTGCTGCAGGTCCGGGGAATGGTTCTCCTACTCTGGGAAAAGAGGCACAACATTCATGGACATACTTCTTGGAAAACAAAAGGCAAGGTTTGTGATCTTTGTTTTCAGTTTTCCTCTTTTTCAGATGTGTGTAAGCTATCTAAAATCCTCTTCAGGAACAGAGACCatgagatgtaggagcagaatcaggccatcaagtctgcaccacaatctgtcatggctgatttattatccctctcaactccattctcctgccttctgcccataacttTTGAAGCCATTattaatcaagaccctatcagcctctgctttaaatatacccagcgaTTTGGTCCCTACAGCCGTC
The sequence above is drawn from the Mobula hypostoma chromosome 2, sMobHyp1.1, whole genome shotgun sequence genome and encodes:
- the fbxo30a gene encoding F-box only protein 30a isoform X1, with translation MEQHLHCLNCVSRRCMVRPEENVSCDLIGCPLVCGAVFHSCKASEHRLLCPLERVPCLNSEFGCPFIIARNKLGEHLELCPASVVCCTMEWNRWPVSYADRKSYESLSKDCDGVEQLDMALALQDQRMLLESLKVVTTASSPAAKPFRNVEQAPVVPALRDEAPSSSLLSANEEAYSELYRATVETTRTLAVALDLLNNAAKEPEESVNSQLPEEWAERDGDVQADEEERAKELHCAEDSDRRRTVAGGGAEGSTEHGSMVGGLPWRDWGLYVEENGLHALSGMVTGADERVGGCIQVKTSSLCNGFHEADVDTSTLDPQGIDSYDSDQPAEEVMNGSCHVNDIDDGGSPSEPDHFLPVFAQLLTVESLLNADHLQEGPLLSDACGVGKIAGRCGERQMLKNATTFKLFEGHNGRRAYLGDTNWYRRKMESKAVDTSDLEVDDDPLELQGIDLITAALLFCLGDSPSGRGISDSRSVDGSHIDLGTQTFSFPAAILATNTMVGEIASASACDHANPQLSNPSPFQTLGLDLVLECVTRHQSKQRSMFTFVCGQFFRRDEFPSHFKNVHGDIHAGLNGWLEHRCPLAYYGCTYSQRRFCPSTQGSRVIHDRHLKSFGIQPCVPSILLDTPECRTPSTGLAVDQLSRLPFEILQHIAGFLDGFSLSQLSEVSHLMRDVCGSLLQVRGMVLLLWEKRHNIHGHTSWKTKGKAWRFSTAFGTVSEWKFAEIASMADHLKDCRYNTVERTGEAVPLPCMCVTRELTKGGRPLRSVLKAVL
- the fbxo30a gene encoding F-box only protein 30a isoform X2 codes for the protein MEQHLHCLNCVSRRCMVRPEENVSCDLIGCPLVCGAVFHSCKASEHRLLCPLERVPCLNSEFGCPFIIARNKLGEHLELCPASVVCCTMEWNRWPVSYADRKSYESLSKDCDGVEQLDMALALQDQRMLLESLKVVTTASSPAAKPFRNVEQAPVVPALRDEAPSSSLLSANEEAYSELYRATVETTRTLAVALDLLNNAAKEPEESVNSQLPEEWAERDGDVQADEEERAKELHCAEDSDRRRTVAGGGAEGSTEHGSMVGGLPWRDWGLYVEENGLHALSGMVTGADERVGGCIQVKTSSLCNGFHEADVDTSTLDPQGIDSYDSDQPAEEVMNGSCHVNDIDDGGSPSEPDHFLPVFAQLLTVESLLNADHLQEGPLLSDACGVGKIAGRCGERQMLKNATTFKLFEGHNGRRAYLGDTNWYRRKMESKAVDTSDLEVDDDPLELQGIDLITAALLFCLGDSPSGRGISDSRSVDGSHIDLGTQTFSFPAAILATNTMVGEIASASACDHANPQLSNPSPFQTLGLDLVLECVTRHQSKQRSMFTFVCGQFFRRDEFPSHFKNVHGDIHAGLNGWLEHRCPLAYYGCTYSQRRFCPSTQGSRVIHDRHLKSFGIQPCVPSILLDTPECRTPSTGLAVDQLSRLPFEILQHIAGFLDGFSLSQLSEVSHLMRDVCGSLLQVRGMVLLLWEKRHNIHGHTSWKTKGLAIQHCLRHS